A single window of Flavobacterium aestivum DNA harbors:
- a CDS encoding GYDIA family GHMP kinase, which produces MKKTFYSNGKLLITAEYLVLDGAKALALPTKFGQNLIVEKGTNQEIKWTSYDADESVWFEGTIPFSTITTTTPFENESVANTLITILREAYLLSPEPILNSEGYNVTTHLTFPKKWGLGTSSTLINNIAQWFKIDAFLLLKSSFGGSGYDIACAQNDSPIIYHLEQGNPIVEKVNFNPAFTENLYFVYLNQKQSSKNAIAAYNEKKNNIEAKKKAINQITQIVLKADDLNTFAEALENHETTLSFVLETKTAKEFLFPDFKGTIKSLGAWGGDFILAISKDNPSSYFISKGYETIIPYSEMIL; this is translated from the coding sequence ATGAAAAAAACATTTTACAGCAACGGAAAACTTTTAATAACTGCCGAATATTTAGTTCTTGATGGCGCAAAAGCATTGGCCCTACCTACAAAATTTGGACAAAACTTAATTGTAGAAAAAGGGACAAACCAAGAAATAAAATGGACCAGTTATGATGCTGATGAAAGTGTTTGGTTTGAAGGAACGATTCCGTTTTCAACAATAACTACAACTACACCATTTGAAAATGAATCGGTAGCCAATACATTAATCACTATTTTGAGAGAAGCTTATTTATTGAGTCCTGAACCGATTTTAAATTCAGAAGGTTACAATGTCACTACCCATTTAACATTTCCTAAAAAATGGGGATTAGGGACTTCTTCTACCTTAATAAACAACATAGCTCAGTGGTTCAAAATAGATGCTTTTTTATTGCTTAAAAGCAGTTTTGGAGGCAGCGGTTACGATATTGCCTGTGCCCAAAATGACTCCCCTATTATTTATCATCTGGAGCAAGGAAATCCAATAGTTGAAAAAGTAAATTTCAACCCTGCATTTACAGAAAATCTATATTTTGTATATCTCAATCAAAAACAAAGTAGCAAGAATGCCATTGCCGCTTATAATGAGAAAAAAAACAATATAGAAGCAAAGAAGAAAGCCATAAACCAAATAACTCAAATCGTTTTAAAAGCTGATGACCTCAATACATTTGCAGAAGCATTAGAAAATCACGAAACGACGCTTAGCTTCGTTCTTGAAACCAAAACAGCAAAAGAATTTTTGTTTCCAGATTTCAAAGGAACCATTAAAAGTCTTGGAGCCTGGGGCGGAGATTTTATATTGGCAATTTCAAAAGACAATCCTAGCTCCTATTTCATTTCAAAAGGATATGAAACTATAATTCCGTATAGCGAGATGATTTTATAA